The DNA sequence GGCTGTCGTGCCTGGCGTACCTATGGGGTTGGCCGCGGCAATGATCGTGCAGCGAGCCTGCAGGGAGGTGACGATGCCGGCCTTGGAGATGGAGATGCTCTGCTGCTCCATGGCCTCGTGGATGCTGGTTCTGTCCTGGTCATTCATCTGCAAAAGTCCAACTGCATGATGCTTTGCCCCGACTGCTATCCCATGAACACTTGCTCCCCCGCTCAGGGCTAAGCCAACACCTCCCCAGTACCATCACCATGTGGCCCAGAGGCCCACCTTGTCAAATTCATCGATGAGACACACTCCTCGGTCAGCCAGAACCAGGGCTCCAGCCTCTAAGGTCCACTCCCTGCTGACAGGGTGTCGCTGGACATACGCTGTGAGGCCCACGGCTGAAGCCCCCTGGCCAGTGGTAAAGATGGCACGGCTAGACACTTTCTCGACGTATTTGAGGAACTGAGACTTGGCTGTGCCGGGATCTCCACACAAGAGCACGTTGATGTCACCTCGCACCTTGTGCTTACCCcctggaggcagggacagaggtgGGGATGTAAAAGAGGAGAGGGGTGCGAGATGTAGCTGGGTTATCGCGAATTTCTCAGCCTGCTTATGCGAAGCACGTTCTTTTAGAAAGGGACCTGATACCCTAGggctagcaatcccacttctgagcaCTGGACCCAGAGAAATGGGTGCACAGGGACGCCTGTATAACGCTCTCAGTCAATGTTAAGTGACTGGAGGCAATGCAAATGTTCTCCACCCGGGACGCTAGGCTACGGAGGCCACAACAATCACGGGAGAAAAAACCAGCTCAGTGGGCACCAACACAAACCTGCTACTGGGCAGAAAAGGTAAGGCAAGTATTTTACACAATCACTAACACACGCTACAGGAAATTACTACGTTTGTAAACAgagacatatacacacatgccaCGAAATTCTTCTGGTTTTTGTAGATGTATGCATGTAAGTCTATGTGAACGGCCATGCAAAGGTCTGTTAGGGCACACACCACACTAATCAGAGGAAAGACCACAAACGGGACCGGCTTAGAAACTaggtgcttgggtggctgtcagttaagtgcctggctcttggtttcgtgggtctgagccctgagttgggctggGCTGTGCAcgtacagtgcagagcctacatgggattctctctaagataaataaacttaaaaaaagaaagaaagaaagaaagaaagaaagaaagaaagaaagaaagaaagaaagaaagaaagaaagatggtcAGCAGTGACTTTAACCTTTCTGTGACTTCTaacaatttaagaagaaaatataaaaacatattcacgtattattattttttaaatgtttgtttttgagagagaatgtgcacatgtgtgcacaggggaagggcagagagagaggaagacacagaatccgaagcagactctgtgcaaACAGCAcacagcctaatgcagggctcaaactcatgaaccgcgagatcatgacctgagccagtcggatgcttaagtgactgagccacccaggcgcccctgtgttatttttatagttaaaaccACCCAAAGAGCCACGGCCATGGACTACGCTCCGCCTACAACGACCAAGTCATACATGGTCTGGCCATCTGTTAATATGTGCTTTCTCCCCAGGCGCCCGGCCTTTAAATGCAGAGTCCTGCCTTGTCTAATACCCACAATGCTGGCTCCTACAGACACCCGTGCAGAGGAAAGGTGGGTGGCACCCAAGCGCCACTCACCTGGGTTTTTAGGCTCCCCTCCAAACAAAGCCAGCGCCAGGCCTCTCTTGATGTCTTCGTGTCCATAGATGGAAGGAGCAATACTGGCGAAGATctgcaaggaaggaaaagagcCAATGAGAACGGCACCTGTGCTCTGCGTCTGGGCCAAGCTGACACACAGCAGGTCCCCCACACGCTCCAGTCTCAGGGAACGGGGACACCTCCAGTCCCCAAATGCCCACACCacggcgcccgggtggctcagtcagttgagagtccgactcctgatttgggctcaggtcatgatcccagggtcgtaggatcgagccccacgtcgtgctccgtgctgagcgtggagcctgcataagattctctctgcccctccctctgcccctctgcccaatGTGTGCACATgctatctaaaaaacaaaaaataaataaaacatcctaAGATTTGAAACAACATCAAATAAAGATAATACCAGAGACATCAAAGAAATGTCTTGCCAGCAGGAAGGAATTTCCACCTCCACCTGCATGCCTTTACTGTTCTCGACCTGCCTTCTGAACTGAGGAGCTCTGCACAAGCACTGCACATCCTTCCCTCCTTACAGGTCACACCAAGGCAGCCGGCAGTGCAGCCGGCCCCAGGGGGGAAGGAGGCACCAGAGCAGGAAAATCAGCGCTGAAATTCCTGAGGGAGACCCACCGGGCTGGATCCTGCCTGCTCCACAGGCCAGAATTGCTCCCTCTGGACTCCCCAGAAGGTGGAGTGAAGGTGGGAGAAATCCAATTCTCAGAGCTGGAGCTAGGGGTCAGCCGTTTATCCCAGGCACGGCTGCTTTCCCCTGCTGCCAGAGGACAGTGTGACCAGCAGGTCCTTCCGGAAAGAGGATCTGCCAGCACCACTGGCACTGTGCGAGAAATGCCTCCTGCTGTGATCTTACGTAGTAAGTTAGGAGCGGAAGTCGGTTCCACGTGTACGCTTTTGCTGGTTCTTTCCTTGGCCCTAACATTTCCCGCAAGACCTAGCCCAAGGAGAGGACATAGAGCGTTAACTGGTGAACGGTAGTCCAGGCCTGGTGCGTGTGAGAGGCTGCcatctctaaataccatttcccactGAGAGAAAATTATACATCCCACAGGGCTATTTGGAGAAACGGCAGTGTCttacaagagaaagaagaaagccatCACAGACAACCGGGGTCACGACGACACCACTCAGGAGCCAATACAACAGGCTTCATACTGACCACTAGAGGGACATGCTGGGCATCACCTGGAGCCTCAACGACACAGATATTCGTTAATTTGTAATGACATTCAGTGGTCACCCCGGGAGGGGACCAttgcttattttgaaaactggtaaacaaagggaaagaatcaaGCACCCTCCTGCTTTTCCTGCTGGACCTCTACCCAGGGACAGTCCAAAAATTAACAGAGAGAAGCTTCTCTACATAGAAGCATTccagaaaatgaatgaagaaggaTTTGGAATTAGAAGACCATCATTTTGCAACCCCTGATGAATGCATGGGTTTAAGGATCGTCAGTGGCTAATGTCACAGAGAGGCAAGGCACGTGTCCCCGGTGGGAACACAGGCCCCTGATGCAGTCTTACCgcgccaccccccgcccccacaccaaaagaagaaaaaacccatCAACCTGGAGACTGGGTAAGCCTGCGCAGCTCAGTGACAATTCACAGAAAGCGGGTGGCCCAGGAACATGTTCAACAAGGGCACAATGGGCACCACCAGACTGTGGAAAATTTAGCAGGCAGACGACCCAAATTTTTCCACAAACAAATTgcaagagggcacctgggtggcttagttggttaagcgtctgactttggctcaggtcatggtctcgtggttcttgagtttgagtcccacatcaggctctctgctctcatcacagagcctgcttcgtatcCCCTGTtcctctcgctctctgtccctccccaactcattctctccctctctcaaataagtaagtaaaaccttaaaaaaacttGCAAGAAAAGAGGAGATGGAGAGGGGACCTAAAAAGATTGAGACTTAAGAGATTAATCCGTCGCAATGTGGGGGCCTTCCCTGGGGATCAAGTCCAggaaacttgtaaaaaaaaagaaaaaagtaggataATCAGGGAAATGTGGAGACCAACCAAATACTTGGTATTACAGAACTGCGAATTAGTTTTTAAAGTGTGGCTGCAGAGTAGGGGTTAGGTTCAGCAGAGAGGGCCTGTCAGAGATCCTTGGTTGCAGATGCTGCGTCAGAAAGTGGCCTCACAGTAATGAGTGGGCCCGAGGGGACACAAGGCTGGCACGACTGCAGCCACCGGTGGAGCCGGGGGAAGGACATGTGGGGCTCACTGTGCCGCTCCACGCCTACATCCAGAAGTTTGTGTGGTAAAGTGTTAATAGTCGGGTCAGGACTTGTGCTTGGGCGTGCACAGAACTCACCGTAAGCCAGCATGCACACAGGCGTCCTCCCCCAGCTGCAGTAACTGACggagagggagcagagagctGTCCCTGGAGCGCGGGCTCAGACCACACTGCCCAATGGGGATCCTGCCTCTGCCATTAGCAGCTGTGCGGCGTGGAGGCTTATTTAAtccgtgcctcagtttactcaccaATAAGATGGGTACACGTGACACCTCCACTATAGGACTATTGTTGCTACCTGGAAACTACCAAGAGAGCGTCAAGTAGGTGCTTCCTGCTCAGTGTGCACGATTCTGCCACGACACCCTCACTTGTGCCGGGAGTGTCAGGAGACACGATCTGCCATGGATGTCTCCTCCTCCTGTGCGTCCTGTGGCTGTGCCAAGGCCACTTGTCCCTGACCTCTCTTTACCCAGACCATTTCTCAGGGCTGTTCCCGTATGAAGTGCCCCTGCGTGGATGAGGTAATGTCTCCCTCCAGCACCAAGAGCAGCAGGCCCCCTTCCTGCCTGCTATGCACCAGTTTCCCAGGCTCAGCTCCCCTCCTGCAAAGCACCCACTGCATCCAGATGGGCCTCCTGTAGACTAGAGGGCAAGGAAGCAACCATGCTAAAGCCCACGCTGTCCTGTCGCTGACCTAGCTGGTCTGAGCGAATAACCGGCAACCTTAATGGCTGGTAAGAAGGGTGAGACTAATCCCAGACCTGCCGAGGAAGGACACGCTTCCCGTGAAGTATTCCATTTAAACCTAATGATCCTGGGGCCTCCATGtcacaaaggaggaaacaaaCCGAGGCTGGGCAGACAACTGTCTGTTCCTAAATGAGACAGGCAGGACCTGACCCCAGATTCCTCTGAATCTGAAGCTCATGCTATTAACTCTCAATATGCACTGTTCCCGCTCCCCACACAGAATACCCCGCCAGAAAGAGACAAGCCCCCAACTGCACCGCGACTGTGAACACGAGACAATGCTTATCTTCCTACGGTTCTTTATGCTTTTGGGACACCCATCCACGTTTTGTATAAGTAGTCTAACTTCTGTACGGATGTGCAGTAACAGCTCCCTGCTGAGCACACAACAGTGGAACATTTGTGTGTGCACATCTATGTAATCTTTGTAACAATTCTGCCTGCGGATCCTACTACCCAGATGCAAGCAGCCCATCTGATCACACCAAGGGTTGGGCTGAAATCCAAACTAAAGAGGCTGGCTGCACACCGATGCTCCCATTAGTTCTTTGCAATCTAAGTGTTAGGCGTGAACTGCATCCCTTGATATGTCAGTAGAAATATCTATCACGGACGAGGGCCCACAAAATCAAATGCCCTGGGTTTTTGCACACTCGAGTTATTCAGGCTGCAGAGAACAGAAAGGCGGGTGGCTGGGGCAGACAGCAGGGAGCACGCCCTGTCTGCAAGGCAGCTGCCGCTTGGCTCCCGTCTGTTACTGCTGGAGAGCAACACAGACCTAGCACTGATGGATGCTTGGATGGCTTCTGGATCTTTAGGTGAAAACTCTCAGACTCCTAAGGATGAtaactcattcaaaaataaatgcaaactaaaaagaaaaggaaacacagaaccaCATACCAACTGAACAAAACCTGCTGGCAGGCAGCATGTGGCCCACAGGCTACCAATTTGCAAACCTCTGGCTTCGATAGTTCAAAGGAGCTCCACCATTTTTGGATCCTGCCTGTCATCCATTCTTTCAGTTTGTTCCCCAAAACTTGAGTGCAGTTTCTGTCTTTGAACTAGTTATTGGTGAAAACATCCACCCTGACACTGGACTAAAGGTGGGGCCAGTACAGATCAACCCTCCCTGGTATCATCTGGTCTTCCTTTACCCATGGGGGCTCAGAAAGGGGTCCCACAGAGATGTCATCCTCTCTATAAGAATccccttcaggggcgcctgggtggctcagtcagttaagcatccaacttcggctcaggtcatgatcttacgcatcaggctctgtgctgacagctcagaggctggagcctgcttcagattctgtgtctccctctccctctgcccctcccctgctcatgctctgtctctcaataatacataaacgttaaaaaaaaaaaaattaaaagaaaaaaaaaaagaatcccctcTAGATCCTTCTAAAGGACCTCtctttaggagtgcctgggtagctcagtcagttgagcgtccgactcttcatttcagttcaggtcatgaccccgggtcatgggaccaagccccaagccccacgttgatctctgcactgggtgtggagcctgcctcagtgtctgtgtgtctctttctcaccCTCCAACCGTgctataaaaatacaaacaaacaaacaaacaaacaaataaataaataaaggacctCTCTTTAGAAGTCACCCTCTCCAATGCTGAGAGAGTCACCGTGTAAGCGTGCAGGTGTAACTGAAACTGAGCAGTCAGTACACTGACAGCCCACACGTGTGCACCTGAAGAAGTTAGCTACACAGACAAGGAGGCAGACGAAACAGCAGCTACCAAGGCCCAGAAGTGCGGCACAGCTTTCTATGCTAGGACAACTACGAGCAGTTCTGGAAGTCTGGGGCACAGGGCACGCGTGGGGACTGCCTCGTCCGAAGCCTTGGGTAAGTCAACTACATCCTGTCTCCCACGCTCTCCTCTGCTGCCGTCCTCGTCTCCTTGACAAAGCGGGAGAGCAGCAAgaactgaagcagagagaaagaggggtgctGGCAAAGTGTCCTAGAAGCACGGGGCTCCCATGGCAGGTCAGGCGCACATGAACACGGCTGATGTGTGCCAGGCCACCCAGCGGGGAGGGCTGGGTCTCTGTTCCTGGAGAAACTGTCTCAGATACTCACGAAGAGTCTGAAAACATGTCCACTGCATTAGCACTCATTTTCCTCTGGGAAGCGTGGGAACCAAAGAATCATGGGTTGTAACCATCTTCCCATGGTACCGATTTTGTGAGAAGATCctgttccattgttttctttcttgttattggGGATCCTGATTAACTATGAGCCCCATGAGGGCCAGGACTGTGCCGGACTTCCCACCAAGATCCTAGACTGTGGCCATAAAAGGCATCCAAGGACTGAGTGTGCTGACAGAATGAGGTTCTTGTCGTCCAAGCCTGGGAAAGCACCCACCTCCTGGTGGTACCCCAAATCCTAGTGGCCCAGGTGGAGGTGACAGAGGTGTGTCACATGTGGCCCTACCCTCAAGGGAAGGATCCCATTTGTTAAACAAGCCAAATGGAAGCTGCACTGAACCAAGGGTCTGGCTCTGCAGAAGAGCAGAGGCAAAAAGAAGGCTACGCTGTTCTGCGTTAAACGctgaacaggaagagaaaatgaaaaaaagatggagGACAGCCGTGAGCTTGAGGAGAACACTTCCCGACCTGGGAGCCAAGCGATACCTGAGCAGGTGAAACATACATCCCAGCTCCCCAACCTTCAGTGACAACATCCACgattaaaacaaagaaaccccGAAACCACGCTGGGGTTGAGTCCTTCCTAGAGAAACCACTGTGAGGAGGAGTCTGGTAGCAGGGCGCACTCCCCCCCCATGCGGCACCTGTTTCAGCTTTGAGCCCAAGCTCCACTCCATCCACTGACTCCTCACCACAGCCCCATCCCACGCGAATAGCGGTACAGTCCCCCCCATCAAGGCAAGTTTTCCGAACTGACGCCAGGAAGGGAGCCCAGACTCCAGGACCCGGGGTATCAAGACCGTGGTTCTGGGGCAGTgggcccccagcctcctctgggaGCATGGCAATCCCGCCTGGCCTTCCACCTGCCTTCTCCCCGATCTGCTGGTCCTTGGAGAGGCTGGTGATCATCTTCACATCTTCGTCTGTCAGTTCCCCCACGGCGACCTTGTTGTCCTTCTTGGCCACGTGGTTGGCTAAGATGACAGTGGCAAACACGGGGAAGCCGTTGGCCGTGTTGAGGGAGCCATCGTAGTTGTTGTGGTAGATGCCAGTCAGCTCCTGGGAGAAGGGAGCCAAGCCAGAGGGCCAGCCCTGGGTCAGACCCAGGGGCGCGTCCTCCTTCGCAAATCATCCCCAAGTCTTCCACGCCAGGCACCGAGACAAGTAACCCAGACGGCCAAAGCAAAACTAACTCCTACGTTCCAACCCGCCAGCCTTTACAAGGACCGAGGGGTCTTCCTCTCAGCGATGGAAGAACCAGCCTCAGCCGACGCCCCTGCTGCCGGCAACCCTCTCCAACCCTCTCCACACCACAGATGCTCACGCTGATTTCCCTAGCAACTCGGCTCCCTCCGCGCCTGCTCCGGGCCACTTACTATCTCATCTCCTGGCTTGCAGCTGTCCACCAGATCGGCGAGGAGGATCGCGTCCTTGGAGCGGGGCAGCCGGCCGGCCGCCACTTTGCCGGGACTCTCCTGAATTCGAATGCGCTGGTAGTTCTGATACACGGTCTGGGTGGGGCAAACACAAGGTCACAGGAGCCTGTCTCTGCATGGCCAACCTTGCACCCCTCCAAACACTGACTTATTATGCCACCCGACCTTGGCCATGGCCCCATGAGGAGGGAAAACAGACATGGGTCTTCTTTCTACCAACTCACTAGAAAACGGAGAGTGAAAGACAGCAGGGAATGAGCCTGCTGTGACCAACATATGAGTGGGcggtccccacccctgccaccacccctgTGGATGCCTCCCTACTGCGAGACAGTCAAGCACCTGCTAAACGCTATGTAACCCAGCCCTTGTGCACATGGATGCTGGAACCAGGCTGCCccggttcaaatcctagctccatGGCTTAGGCTGTGTGATCTTTGGCAAGTGATGTCCCCTCTCTATGCGTTTTCTGCAGAATGGGGATGCTAATGCTCTGAGTGCAACCTCATGGTTAAATCACGCCATATGTCAAAAACACATCAATGCCAACCAAGACAGTGAGCTCCACTAAGCGTTGGCTCTACTGCCAAGCGTCACGGGCTAACGTCGTGCTGTGCAATGTAACATCCGTTATTTCACTGTCTAGCAAACAGGCCACAAAATATAGCCATCGGAAGCACACAGTCTGGATCAAAATCCGGAGTTCAAATCCTTTGAACATCTTCCTAGCTGGGTGACCTAGGGGTCAGTAATACCACCTGCCTCAAAGGGTGTGAAATCACACATCACCCACCACTCGGTACCTTGCAAGTACTCCAGAAGCTTCAACTATAATTACTACTTGTttagaagcagagcctgaaacTCTGCTCCTGTGTACGAGACTTCTCAAGAAGCTTCTGTGAAGGTGGACTCTTAAGGAGGATAAGCtaaggagcatctgggtggctcagtcggttgagcgtctgacttcggctcaggtcgtgatctcacgattcatgactgtgatctcactgctgtcagtacacagcccactttggatcctctgcccccctcccccggccccttccctgctcacactctcgctctcaaaaataaataaacgttaaaaaaaaaaaaaaaaaaagacgagctAAGCAGGCAATCTGGGCGTCCCCTAAAAGTACTGTGATGACCCCCACTCTACAGATGAAGTCATTCAAGTACAAAGGCAAACATCTCAGAGACTTTCAGCAGGACCTCCTGAATACGGCACAGCAGTGTCTGAGGCAGTCACCATCTAGAGGCCCCCGATGGGAGGCTGTCATAGAGGTAGGTACCAGGGTCGTCAAGGGGAAGCCCCATGTGGATGAGGGATGGGAAAGCAGGTCCCTTGCTAAGGGTGCAGCCAGGTGAGAGTGAGCCCAATTTTCCAgagcttctcatttttttaaagaaagccatcaactctgatgttttaaataaaattatctgcTTAAAATATTGGCTTAAATTCTCAAAAAACACCTGGGCCAAACTAAACAGACTAGCCAGATAGATCTGGTTCACCTCAGGGTGTGGCCATACACACTTCCATCCTGCACAGACAGGAAGAGCAGCCAACAGTGGGCACAGGACGGTCTCTCACCTCTTCCATGTTGACTTCAAAGGGGCCAGCTGACTGGCACTCGGGGCAGGAGCCCGGCTTCACCTCCTGGTTCTGAGACTGACAGAAGGGCCCCAGCACAAAGTTACACTTGTTGCAGTTGTACTTGACCATGCTGAGCTGGGGCAGGACACCGGTGCAGCTGGTCACCACCCCGCTGGTGCGGATCAGCTGGTTGAGGTGCAGCTGCCTGCAGAGATGAGAGCGAGAATATCAGAGTCCTGGAGGCCAGATGTGTGACCCATGCCCTGCAGAGGTCAGGGCTGTAAGTAGGTGGATCCAGAAAACCCAGGGTCATCCCATCGCGCCCCAGTGCCAGAGCACAGGGGGTGAGGACTCTCTCCTCGGCTGAAGCCAGCCTGCCCACACCTCCGTGGCCCTGCTGGAGCTCCCCCGAACGAAGCCACAGCGGGGTGCTAAGGACCTGGACCCTGAGGCTTGCCCTGCCCTCGGCTCACCTGAGCGAGCGCAGCTCCTCTACCAGAGGCAGGTGGGAGATGCGCACATGGATGTGGCTGGCGATGCGGTCGTACTTGGGGTACATGGCCAGCACAACCTCCAGGGCAGCCTCATCAAAGATCTGCAGCAGCTCTGCGGGTGCCTCAGGCAGGAAGTAGGCCAGGACGTGCTCCCGGGCCGCCAGGTCCTCGTAGTTCACCACCAGGCTCTCGCGGTTCTCTGGAGGCAGGAAAAAGAGATTAAGCACAGAGCTCAGCCGCGGACACAGCAGGCACTTTCCGTCTCACTGCGTGGGGAAGAAGGCCTGCCCACCCAAATCCTTGGCTTGGGGCTGGCAACCCCAGCCCTGACTTCTAAGCCTGCCCTGCTTTAGCTACGTGACTCAGGCAAGTGACACatcctgagcctcagcttcccaaACTGTAAAATGCAGATGTCACACAGCGTAGTGCAGAATTACATCAAGTGAAATGCACAGGGTGATGTTTACAGGAGCGTTGCAAACTCAAAATGCCTAAGAGGGCCACGAAGGAAACCTGTGAGTAAACTGTgtcaaatacaaaacaaaagggGGTGGAGTGGACAGCAGGGAACCAAGATCTGTGTGCCTCCTTTTAAATGTAATTCTGGCCACACGGAAACATGCTACTTTCTGACTGAACTAGTAATCCAGACTTTTACATGAAACCGGCCGCCTATTAAGCACTCGAAAAACATTTCTGTGGTCCAGCTGGTGTCCCTGGACAGCCAGTGAGCATCTTAGTGCAGACATGCATTTTGTATTCGCCTAAAAGACAGACATCTCCAGCTTTAGGTGGTAGCTCCCGTCTAGCTACAGGCAAGTTACCCAGTATTCCCCACACTTCCCACCCCTATTAAATGTGCCGTTAAAGGCCCATGCAAATGGCCTGCTGCAAGAGAACTCTGAAAAGCGGACTGAGTGAGCGGAGGGGACGTGGGGATGCTCGGAAGCCACACCTTTGCACATGTCGCTGATGCGCTCCTTGAAGACGTTGTGGCCATGGCCGTCCACATGGGTGCGCAGGAAGTTCTTAAAGCGGTGGTGGATCTCCAGGCGTGGGCCTGCCATGCTCACCCACTCACGCACAGAGTGGCCCTTGAGGTCCTCCAGGTTCTCAATGCTCTCAATCATGTCCTCGTCCTCCTCGCCCTCCTCCGTGGCCCGCTCCACCTGGCGGCGCTTCCGGGAGGGGCGCTCCTCGTCTTCCTCGTCGCTGTCTGGAGGCCAAAGGGATACCCTCAAGTGAGGCCTTCCCCAGAACTGCTTTTCCCAGCTCCCCTAGGCTCCA is a window from the Leopardus geoffroyi isolate Oge1 chromosome A2, O.geoffroyi_Oge1_pat1.0, whole genome shotgun sequence genome containing:
- the MCM2 gene encoding DNA replication licensing factor MCM2, coding for MAESSESYTVASSPARRLRNDPLTSSPGRSSRRTDALTSSPGRDLPPFEDESEGLLGTEGPLDEEEEDGEELIGDGMERDYRAIPELDAYEAEGLALDDEDVEELTASQREAAERAMRQRDREAGRGLGRMRRGLLYDSDEEDEERPSRKRRQVERATEEGEEDEDMIESIENLEDLKGHSVREWVSMAGPRLEIHHRFKNFLRTHVDGHGHNVFKERISDMCKENRESLVVNYEDLAAREHVLAYFLPEAPAELLQIFDEAALEVVLAMYPKYDRIASHIHVRISHLPLVEELRSLRQLHLNQLIRTSGVVTSCTGVLPQLSMVKYNCNKCNFVLGPFCQSQNQEVKPGSCPECQSAGPFEVNMEETVYQNYQRIRIQESPGKVAAGRLPRSKDAILLADLVDSCKPGDEIELTGIYHNNYDGSLNTANGFPVFATVILANHVAKKDNKVAVGELTDEDVKMITSLSKDQQIGEKIFASIAPSIYGHEDIKRGLALALFGGEPKNPGGKHKVRGDINVLLCGDPGTAKSQFLKYVEKVSSRAIFTTGQGASAVGLTAYVQRHPVSREWTLEAGALVLADRGVCLIDEFDKMNDQDRTSIHEAMEQQSISISKAGIVTSLQARCTIIAAANPIGGRYDPSLTFSENVDLTEPIISRFDILCVVRDTVDPVQDEMLARFVVGSHIRHHPNNKEEEPGSGGTQEPAMPNTYGVEPLPQEVLKKYIIYAKERVHPKLNQMDQDKVAQMYSDLRKESMATGSIPITVRHIESMIRMAEAHARIHLRDYVIEDDVSMAIRVMLESFIDTQKFSVMRSMRKTFARYLSFRRDNNELLLFILKQLVAEQVTYQRNRFGAQQDTIEVPEKDLVDKARQINIHNLSAFYDSELFRMNRFSHDLKRKMILQQF